One Nocardia farcinica genomic region harbors:
- a CDS encoding ATP-binding protein: MRMGVDYLPRHAAELVKEALEDTRVVIVNGARQTGKSTLAEHCVKDHPNVVKRYLDDPRTRDAAADDPVAFLDAPGLMLIDEVQRVPDLWLAIKHTVDRDPRPGRFLLTGSARLLGLSSLPDAMPGRSETIELFPLSQGEISGAPDGFIDAAFTYGRHLEIPDSGLRRRDYLALAARGGYPESVHRTSDRRRAQFARSYLDDIMTRDIRQVADIQRAADMRRLIVTLAAQSGGLLNYDRLASALSMPASTIRNYVAILELIYLVRLVPAWSANATMRAVATPKVVFTDSGLAGHLLAGITNDATTGGLLETFVIGELTRQLTWSHSLAQLHHYRDRDGHEVDALLENNAGQVVAIEVKAAETVRSEDFRGLRHLQRRLGDRFHAGFVLYCGDQQLPFGDQLAALPISALWTAENPHRSAE, translated from the coding sequence ATGCGAATGGGAGTCGACTACCTACCGCGGCATGCGGCTGAACTGGTAAAAGAGGCTCTCGAAGATACCCGCGTGGTGATCGTCAACGGCGCCCGCCAAACCGGTAAGAGCACGCTGGCGGAACACTGCGTCAAGGACCACCCGAATGTCGTCAAACGCTACCTGGACGATCCCCGCACCCGGGATGCCGCCGCGGACGATCCCGTCGCCTTCCTGGATGCTCCCGGACTCATGCTCATCGACGAGGTGCAGCGGGTGCCCGACCTCTGGCTGGCCATCAAGCACACCGTCGATCGCGACCCGCGGCCCGGACGATTCCTCCTCACCGGATCGGCCCGCCTACTCGGCCTGAGCTCACTCCCCGACGCCATGCCGGGGCGGTCGGAAACCATTGAACTGTTCCCCCTGTCTCAGGGCGAGATCTCGGGCGCACCGGACGGTTTCATCGACGCCGCGTTCACCTACGGCCGCCATCTCGAGATCCCGGACTCCGGACTCCGGCGCCGTGACTATCTCGCCTTGGCCGCCCGCGGCGGTTATCCCGAATCCGTGCACCGGACCAGCGACCGCCGCCGCGCCCAGTTCGCACGTTCCTACCTCGACGACATCATGACCCGGGATATCCGTCAGGTCGCCGACATCCAGCGAGCCGCGGATATGCGCCGCCTCATCGTCACCCTCGCCGCCCAGAGCGGCGGATTGCTGAACTACGACCGGCTCGCCTCGGCATTGAGCATGCCCGCCTCCACCATCCGCAATTACGTCGCGATCCTCGAACTCATCTACCTCGTCCGCCTTGTTCCCGCATGGTCTGCCAATGCCACCATGCGCGCCGTGGCCACCCCCAAGGTCGTCTTCACCGACTCCGGCCTGGCCGGCCACCTGCTCGCCGGCATCACCAACGACGCCACCACCGGCGGACTCCTCGAAACCTTCGTCATCGGAGAACTCACCCGTCAGCTGACGTGGAGTCACTCCCTGGCCCAGCTCCACCACTACCGGGACCGCGACGGCCACGAGGTCGATGCGCTGCTGGAGAACAACGCAGGCCAAGTCGTCGCTATCGAGGTGAAAGCGGCGGAAACCGTGCGCTCCGAGGATTTCCGCGGCCTGCGGCATCTACAGCGGCGCCTCGGCGACCGATTCCACGCCGGTTTCGTCCTGTACTGCGGTGACCAGCAGCTCCCCTTCGGCGACCAGCTGGCCGCCCTGCCGATCAGCGCCCTGTGGACCGCGGAGAACCCGCACCGCTCGGCGGAATGA
- a CDS encoding restriction endonuclease, with protein MTAPVSAIPPWSGFLTPVLKVLTDGKIWRKRDLHTAVEDYVGLTAEQRAEVLPSGQGRADNRISWALSGLYRAKLVDKPARATFVITEAGRALLEAHPDGITEKVLQTVPAYRDYTPSRSGSPNVAPAIDPAEADEDVDPLEQIEHGVERLHSEVAADLLARLRGQDPAFLEQSVLDVLVAMGYGGTEGRAARIGGSGDGGVDGVIDQDPLGLERIYVQAKRYGADNTVGRPEIQAFVGALHGVGAARGVFITTSAFTSGAREYAKNIGTRIILIDGGRLAELMIRYGVAVQTRQTFTVVEVDEDYFE; from the coding sequence GTGACCGCACCTGTCTCAGCAATTCCGCCATGGTCGGGATTCCTCACCCCGGTGCTGAAAGTGCTCACCGATGGCAAGATCTGGCGAAAGCGGGACCTGCACACGGCAGTGGAAGATTATGTCGGGTTGACAGCCGAGCAGCGGGCCGAGGTGCTGCCGTCGGGGCAGGGGCGGGCCGACAACCGCATCAGTTGGGCGCTCAGCGGGCTGTACCGCGCGAAGCTGGTGGACAAGCCGGCCCGCGCGACGTTCGTCATCACGGAGGCGGGCCGCGCGCTGCTCGAAGCTCATCCGGACGGGATCACTGAGAAGGTTCTGCAAACAGTACCTGCGTACCGCGACTACACCCCGTCCCGATCGGGATCGCCGAATGTCGCGCCGGCAATAGACCCCGCGGAAGCAGACGAAGATGTCGACCCCCTAGAGCAGATCGAGCACGGCGTCGAGCGCCTGCACTCCGAGGTTGCGGCAGACCTGCTCGCGCGGTTGCGCGGTCAGGACCCGGCGTTCCTGGAACAGTCGGTGCTCGATGTGCTCGTCGCGATGGGTTACGGGGGCACCGAGGGCCGGGCCGCTCGGATCGGGGGCTCCGGAGACGGTGGCGTCGACGGCGTGATCGACCAGGACCCGCTCGGCCTCGAGCGAATCTACGTGCAGGCCAAGCGTTACGGCGCGGACAACACCGTCGGCCGGCCCGAGATCCAGGCGTTCGTCGGCGCACTGCACGGTGTGGGCGCGGCCCGTGGCGTCTTCATCACCACCAGCGCGTTCACGTCGGGCGCACGCGAGTACGCGAAGAACATCGGCACCCGCATCATCCTCATCGACGGCGGACGCCTCGCCGAGCTCATGATCCGCTACGGCGTCGCCGTCCAGACTCGGCAGACCTTCACCGTTGTCGAGGTCGACGAGGACTACTTCGAATGA
- a CDS encoding restriction endonuclease subunit S, which translates to MYLGLEHIEPGGRLLDPHLITAGDVASAKFAFEPGDILYGKLRPYLAKIAIPDFSGVCSTDIIPVRVTDVMDARFLLHYLRQPRLVDWANSRSAGANLPRLSPKVLAALPVPVPPLVEQRRIATILDHADALRAKRREALARLDELTQSIFIDMFGTLSANDMDWPTVEFESVMLEGPQNGLYKPSSEYGSGARILRIDGFHNGVPIKPDSLKRVRVDGAEEKKYALHMNDIIINRVNSIEHLGKSAIVPALDQVVVFESNMMRITLNEDLISPTFCLAQLQSSYLRGQIVLAAKDAVNQSSINQTDVKSFQLRLPPLERQQDYASRVGRLGEISRLHRTALGELDALFASLQSRAFRGEL; encoded by the coding sequence ATGTATTTGGGTCTTGAGCACATCGAACCTGGCGGGCGTCTGCTTGACCCGCATTTGATAACCGCAGGCGATGTTGCGAGCGCTAAGTTTGCGTTCGAACCCGGGGACATTCTCTATGGGAAGTTGCGACCATACCTGGCGAAGATCGCGATCCCCGACTTCTCTGGAGTCTGTAGCACCGACATTATTCCGGTTCGAGTAACTGACGTCATGGATGCTCGATTCCTGCTTCACTATCTCCGGCAACCACGGTTGGTTGACTGGGCGAATTCCCGGAGCGCCGGAGCGAATTTGCCGCGCCTGAGTCCGAAGGTACTCGCAGCCCTCCCGGTTCCGGTGCCGCCACTAGTGGAGCAGCGGCGGATCGCGACGATCCTCGACCACGCCGACGCCCTCCGCGCCAAGCGCCGCGAAGCCCTCGCCCGCCTCGACGAGCTGACCCAGTCGATCTTCATCGACATGTTCGGAACTCTTAGCGCCAACGATATGGATTGGCCAACAGTAGAGTTTGAATCGGTAATGCTTGAAGGCCCGCAGAACGGGCTGTACAAGCCATCTAGCGAATATGGATCCGGTGCCAGAATCCTTCGTATAGATGGATTTCACAACGGTGTTCCGATCAAGCCCGACTCGCTCAAGAGGGTCCGAGTTGACGGCGCCGAGGAGAAAAAGTATGCGCTACATATGAACGATATTATTATCAATAGGGTCAACAGCATTGAGCACCTCGGAAAGAGCGCAATCGTTCCAGCGCTCGATCAGGTAGTGGTCTTTGAGTCGAACATGATGAGAATCACACTGAACGAGGACCTCATCAGCCCAACGTTCTGCCTTGCACAGCTCCAGAGCAGTTACTTGCGTGGTCAGATTGTCCTTGCGGCAAAGGATGCAGTCAATCAATCGAGTATCAATCAGACCGATGTAAAGTCGTTTCAGCTTCGGCTGCCACCGCTGGAGCGACAGCAGGATTACGCGTCGCGTGTCGGTCGGCTCGGCGAAATATCCCGCCTCCATCGCACCGCCCTCGGCGAGCTCGATGCCCTCTTCGCCTCCCTCCAGTCCCGTGCCTTCCGAGGTGAGCTGTGA
- a CDS encoding type I restriction-modification system subunit M, with amino-acid sequence MITGDIKNKVDAVWDAFWTGGISNPLEVMEQITYLLFIRRLDDEQTRALERANLLAQPLEGNPFPEGNDPEGRPYNDLRWSVFRDRHADEMFDIVANRVFPFIKEMRGEDSTYAHFMKDARLTIPNPGMLQRVVDRLDKVPMENRDTKGDIYEYLLAKIASAGQNGQFRTPRHIIELMVHMMAPKPGDTIVDPASGTCGFLVAASEYMRAHHADAINSGAGKHHYHHKMFHGFDFDNTMLRIGSMNMLLHGIEQPDIRYRDSLAEANTGDAEAYSLVLANPPFAGSLDYENTAKDLQQIAKTKKTELLFLALFLRLLKPGGRAAVIVPDGVLFGSSKAHKELRRILVEEQKLDAVVKLPSGVFKPYAGVSTAILFFTKTNSGGTDNVWFYDVQADGWSLDDKRNPLLDVGKLGALAELSDDEHAKNNLPDVLRRWAERDGAELERARTEQSFCVPKDDIAAQGYDLSLNRYKEVVHEEVEHRSPTEILDELDRLEKEITDGMAQLREMLAGGVA; translated from the coding sequence GTGATCACCGGTGACATCAAGAACAAGGTCGACGCAGTCTGGGACGCGTTCTGGACAGGTGGCATCTCCAATCCACTCGAGGTGATGGAGCAGATCACATACCTGCTGTTCATCCGGCGCCTGGACGATGAGCAGACCCGCGCGCTGGAGCGGGCGAACCTGCTGGCGCAGCCGCTCGAGGGCAACCCGTTCCCGGAAGGGAACGACCCGGAGGGCCGGCCGTACAACGACCTGCGCTGGTCGGTGTTCCGGGACCGGCATGCCGACGAGATGTTCGACATCGTCGCGAACCGGGTGTTCCCGTTCATCAAGGAGATGCGCGGCGAGGACTCCACGTATGCGCACTTCATGAAGGACGCCCGGCTCACGATCCCGAACCCTGGCATGTTGCAGCGGGTAGTCGATCGCCTGGACAAGGTGCCGATGGAGAACCGCGACACCAAGGGCGACATCTACGAATACCTGCTCGCGAAAATCGCCTCCGCCGGCCAGAACGGCCAGTTCCGCACCCCGCGCCACATCATCGAGCTGATGGTCCACATGATGGCCCCGAAACCCGGCGACACGATCGTCGACCCGGCGTCCGGGACATGTGGCTTCCTGGTGGCTGCGTCGGAGTACATGCGCGCCCACCACGCGGACGCGATCAACTCGGGCGCAGGTAAGCACCACTACCACCACAAAATGTTCCACGGCTTCGACTTCGACAACACGATGCTGCGAATCGGGTCGATGAACATGCTGCTGCACGGCATCGAACAGCCCGACATCCGCTACCGTGATTCCCTCGCGGAGGCGAACACCGGTGACGCCGAAGCGTATTCGCTGGTCCTGGCGAATCCCCCGTTCGCCGGGTCGTTGGACTACGAGAACACCGCCAAGGATCTACAACAGATCGCGAAGACGAAGAAGACCGAACTGCTGTTCCTGGCGTTGTTCCTGCGCCTGCTCAAGCCCGGTGGGCGGGCGGCGGTGATCGTGCCGGACGGGGTGCTGTTCGGGTCCTCGAAGGCGCACAAGGAACTTCGGCGGATCCTGGTCGAGGAGCAGAAGCTCGATGCGGTGGTGAAGCTGCCGTCAGGTGTGTTCAAGCCGTATGCGGGTGTGTCGACGGCGATCCTGTTCTTCACCAAGACCAATTCCGGTGGGACCGACAACGTGTGGTTCTACGACGTGCAGGCCGACGGTTGGTCCCTGGACGACAAGCGCAACCCGTTGCTGGACGTCGGCAAGCTCGGTGCCCTCGCGGAGCTGTCGGATGACGAGCACGCGAAGAACAACCTTCCGGATGTGTTGCGGCGCTGGGCCGAACGCGACGGGGCCGAGCTGGAGCGGGCTCGGACGGAGCAGAGCTTCTGCGTGCCGAAGGATGACATCGCTGCGCAGGGGTATGACCTGTCGCTGAATCGGTACAAGGAGGTCGTACACGAGGAGGTCGAGCACAGGTCACCTACTGAGATTCTCGACGAGCTCGATCGGCTCGAGAAGGAAATCACCGACGGCATGGCACAGCTGCGGGAGATGCTTGCGGGTGGTGTGGCGTGA
- a CDS encoding alpha/beta fold hydrolase: MSPARSSVVLFHGVTMSAAAWDDVVPHLSDHHDVFAPTALGHRGGPAVRQRPVRVRDVVDAAERMLDDRGIEQAHLAGNSLGGWIAIELALRGRASSVCALSPAGFWNPGGHGQTAAVRKLRRLGALTRATHRVQPLVFRSATIRRLAMRDIACHADRLTPAQALTAATDLVECAATEDLLATDEYIPAVPELPCPITLAWSGADAILPPEVNGRIARERLPQARFEILPGVGHVPMIDDPELVAATILATTGAVPGPHRA; this comes from the coding sequence ATGAGTCCCGCTCGCTCATCAGTAGTCCTGTTCCACGGCGTCACCATGTCCGCGGCGGCGTGGGACGACGTCGTCCCGCACCTGAGCGACCACCACGACGTGTTCGCGCCGACCGCGCTCGGCCACCGGGGCGGGCCCGCGGTGCGGCAGCGCCCGGTCCGGGTGCGCGACGTCGTCGACGCGGCCGAACGGATGCTCGACGATCGCGGTATCGAGCAAGCCCACCTCGCGGGCAACTCACTCGGCGGCTGGATCGCCATCGAACTGGCACTCCGCGGCCGCGCCTCGAGCGTCTGCGCCCTCTCACCCGCCGGCTTCTGGAACCCCGGCGGCCACGGGCAGACCGCCGCGGTCCGGAAACTGCGCCGCCTCGGCGCACTCACCCGGGCAACCCACCGGGTCCAGCCGCTGGTCTTCCGCTCGGCGACGATCCGCCGACTCGCCATGCGCGACATCGCCTGCCACGCCGACCGACTGACCCCGGCACAAGCACTGACCGCGGCGACCGACCTCGTCGAATGCGCCGCCACCGAAGACCTGCTCGCCACCGACGAGTACATCCCCGCCGTCCCCGAACTGCCGTGCCCGATCACCCTGGCCTGGTCCGGTGCGGACGCCATCCTGCCACCCGAAGTCAACGGCCGCATCGCCCGGGAACGGCTCCCGCAAGCCCGCTTCGAGATCCTGCCCGGCGTCGGCCACGTGCCGATGATCGACGACCCGGAACTGGTCGCGGCGACCATCCTGGCCACCACCGGCGCGGTCCCGGGCCCACACCGCGCCTGA